A DNA window from Candidatus Protochlamydia naegleriophila contains the following coding sequences:
- a CDS encoding multicopper oxidase family protein — protein sequence MKKQLALIACLLTSFLAAQHAGHSPFFQSLELNQGNSSGNASEPSTSSRMNEIPDEATKYRAVVTPNVGSLPWTMDGDIKVFHLIAEHVRREFAPGFWVNCWGYNGSSPGPTIEAVEGDRVRIYVTNKLNEPTSTHWHGLILPNGMDGIAGLTQKAILPGETFKYEFTLKQNGTFMYHPHADEMVQIALGMMGFFIIHPKVNENPPVDRDFAIFLHEWHIPMGAKTPAPFEMLDFNIFTFNSVLYPMTEPLVVKKGDRVRIRLANVMMNSHPIHLHGHEFTVTRRGAKHLPLSAQYTEVTTSVAPGETRDFELIADNPGDWPFHCHKSHHTMNQMQDDLPNLVGVDRGTINEKIRKYFPDFMGLMSINGMGEMFEMFGPSRNEIDMGMKIPKNQSPIGSPGPFGIIELGGMFTLFKVRENLANYTDPGWYQHPSGTVASAITGEELERLSQLPKRSDFKLSSPNQETISWLSQEEDKRAPYEAHSNWMEGKPAHGHESSGHLMNPQEMDLPHANH from the coding sequence ATGAAAAAACAACTGGCCCTCATAGCATGCCTACTTACTAGTTTTTTAGCAGCCCAACATGCAGGACACTCTCCCTTTTTCCAGAGCTTAGAACTCAATCAAGGCAATTCCTCTGGCAATGCATCAGAACCTTCTACCTCTTCTCGAATGAATGAAATCCCTGATGAAGCAACTAAATACCGGGCTGTAGTTACTCCTAACGTTGGATCGCTTCCTTGGACAATGGATGGGGATATTAAAGTTTTTCATTTAATAGCCGAGCACGTCAGAAGGGAATTCGCTCCAGGATTTTGGGTCAACTGCTGGGGCTATAATGGCTCGAGCCCAGGTCCGACAATTGAAGCTGTTGAAGGCGATAGAGTCCGCATTTACGTCACAAACAAGCTCAATGAGCCCACTTCAACCCACTGGCATGGACTCATTTTACCAAATGGGATGGATGGCATAGCAGGACTTACCCAAAAAGCCATTCTGCCTGGTGAAACCTTCAAGTATGAGTTTACACTCAAGCAGAATGGGACTTTCATGTATCATCCCCATGCCGATGAAATGGTTCAAATTGCACTTGGAATGATGGGCTTTTTTATCATTCATCCCAAAGTGAATGAGAATCCTCCCGTAGACCGCGATTTTGCCATTTTTCTGCACGAATGGCACATTCCCATGGGAGCAAAAACTCCAGCTCCTTTTGAAATGCTGGATTTCAATATTTTTACTTTCAATAGCGTCCTTTACCCAATGACTGAACCATTAGTAGTCAAAAAAGGAGATAGGGTCCGCATCCGCTTAGCAAATGTCATGATGAATAGCCATCCAATCCACCTTCATGGTCATGAGTTTACTGTCACAAGACGAGGTGCTAAACACTTGCCTCTATCGGCCCAATATACAGAAGTCACCACATCTGTTGCACCGGGCGAAACAAGGGATTTCGAGCTGATTGCCGATAATCCAGGCGACTGGCCTTTTCATTGCCATAAATCGCACCATACAATGAATCAAATGCAAGACGACTTACCTAATCTAGTTGGGGTCGATCGAGGCACAATCAACGAGAAGATTCGCAAGTACTTCCCCGATTTTATGGGGCTCATGAGCATCAATGGGATGGGGGAAATGTTTGAAATGTTTGGACCTTCTCGCAATGAGATAGACATGGGAATGAAAATCCCCAAAAATCAATCTCCAATCGGAAGCCCCGGCCCTTTCGGCATCATCGAGCTTGGAGGCATGTTTACACTCTTTAAAGTGCGTGAAAATCTGGCCAACTATACTGATCCCGGCTGGTATCAACATCCTTCTGGAACAGTTGCAAGTGCTATAACCGGCGAAGAACTCGAACGCCTTTCCCAACTACCAAAACGAAGCGACTTCAAACTATCGTCCCCCAACCAAGAAACAATCAGTTGGCTGAGCCAAGAAGAAGACAAGCGCGCCCCATATGAAGCCCACTCAAATTGGATGGAAGGCAAACCAGCTCATGGACATGAATCATCAGGGCACCTCATGAACCCGCAAGAAATGGATCTGCCACATGCTAACCACTAA
- a CDS encoding DUF3309 family protein, producing the protein MLSTILLILLILILLGALPTWPYSAGWGYGPSGILGTVLIIFIILILLGRI; encoded by the coding sequence ATGTTAAGTACTATTCTGTTAATTTTATTGATTTTGATTTTATTAGGCGCACTGCCAACCTGGCCATATAGTGCTGGTTGGGGATATGGCCCAAGCGGTATCTTGGGTACCGTATTGATTATATTTATTATTCTAATTTTATTGGGAAGGATCTGA
- a CDS encoding TolC family protein → MMNKWSCLVSYLLAYLMSSCSIIGRENGEQVTNLVRAQIAQEVDWQKECYHDSLLTDIINKMANQKLSIDQAVQIALLNNPHVQAAFEEVGIAQADLIEAGLLSNPIFEGFIRYPDKKHLKSNTELSVMQSFLDLFLIPLRTKIAAAELQAVIYKVSHRIILLSFEVETTYYQLMAAHKKKTLLKMMIELAEVANQISLAQNRIGNVSDLDLNLRTAQYLEKTVELVEVEKEMIELRDMLNRLMGLSHDSCWIIEDEFSFIPECELDLDCLEWKAFNERLDIQAARWEVERIRRSFPTAEGWTFTDLQGGILTERDSDGIRVTGPQFAARLPIFNYGQAVNKRFMAQFRQAQADLIGLEIDSYAEVRKARNTLLVFRNQVIFYATKILPNQEQIVNSTEELYNVMGIGIYALLDSKRNQLQAYYNYYLALRDYWVAKVNLNKAVGGKFDIIGNHCREACEGEE, encoded by the coding sequence ATGATGAATAAATGGAGTTGCTTAGTTTCTTATCTTCTCGCTTATTTAATGAGTAGCTGTTCCATTATTGGAAGGGAAAACGGAGAGCAAGTTACAAATTTAGTTCGGGCACAAATAGCCCAAGAGGTGGATTGGCAAAAAGAATGTTATCATGACTCTCTTTTGACAGACATTATTAACAAGATGGCTAACCAAAAGCTCTCTATCGATCAGGCAGTTCAAATCGCACTCCTCAACAACCCCCACGTTCAAGCTGCCTTTGAAGAGGTCGGCATTGCTCAGGCCGATTTAATCGAAGCAGGTCTCCTTTCTAATCCGATCTTTGAAGGATTTATTCGCTATCCAGACAAAAAGCATTTGAAAAGCAATACTGAGCTGTCTGTTATGCAGAGCTTTCTCGATCTTTTCCTTATTCCTCTAAGAACAAAGATTGCCGCGGCCGAATTACAAGCTGTGATTTATAAAGTCAGTCATCGAATCATTCTACTCTCATTTGAAGTCGAAACAACCTATTACCAATTGATGGCCGCCCACAAAAAGAAAACACTGCTTAAAATGATGATTGAATTGGCTGAAGTGGCCAATCAGATCTCCCTTGCGCAAAACAGGATTGGCAACGTTAGTGATTTAGATCTTAACTTGCGCACGGCTCAGTATTTAGAAAAAACAGTCGAACTTGTAGAAGTCGAAAAAGAGATGATCGAACTGCGAGACATGCTCAATCGACTCATGGGATTGAGCCATGACAGCTGCTGGATCATAGAAGATGAATTCTCTTTTATACCGGAATGTGAATTAGATTTAGATTGCTTGGAGTGGAAGGCTTTTAATGAAAGGCTTGATATTCAAGCTGCAAGATGGGAAGTTGAACGCATCCGAAGATCTTTTCCAACAGCCGAAGGGTGGACGTTTACAGACTTGCAAGGAGGAATTCTAACCGAAAGGGATTCCGATGGCATACGTGTAACGGGTCCTCAGTTTGCAGCCAGGCTCCCCATCTTTAATTATGGCCAAGCCGTAAACAAACGCTTCATGGCTCAATTTAGGCAAGCCCAAGCCGATTTAATCGGCTTAGAGATCGATTCCTATGCCGAGGTGAGAAAAGCCAGAAATACTTTGCTTGTTTTCCGCAATCAAGTCATCTTTTATGCAACTAAAATTTTACCCAATCAAGAGCAGATCGTAAATTCAACAGAAGAGCTTTACAATGTCATGGGAATAGGAATTTATGCTCTACTCGATAGCAAACGCAACCAACTTCAAGCTTATTACAATTACTATCTTGCTCTAAGGGATTACTGGGTAGCTAAAGTCAATTTGAACAAAGCTGTGGGCGGGAAATTTGACATCATTGGAAATCACTGCCGAGAAGCCTGTGAAGGAGAAGAATAA
- a CDS encoding methyltransferase: MEWVLFLILLLFFLLNILWYSWRYGITPTPTSSKVRRAILKALPLTVDGKIVELGSGWGHLALALAKRYPQHPIDAYEISPIPFLISWLLIRLKKLSWVHLYRKDFFQVPLANSALIVCYLYPGAMYKLKEKFECELKPGTLVLTHTFAIHGWTPIHRSYADDLYHTPIFIYRMG, translated from the coding sequence ATGGAATGGGTTCTGTTTCTTATCCTTCTCCTCTTCTTTCTGCTTAATATTTTATGGTATTCATGGCGTTATGGGATTACACCTACGCCGACCTCCTCAAAAGTTAGAAGAGCGATTCTGAAAGCTCTGCCTTTGACTGTAGATGGTAAGATAGTTGAGTTAGGATCGGGGTGGGGGCATTTGGCGCTTGCATTAGCTAAGCGTTATCCTCAGCATCCGATTGATGCTTACGAAATTTCACCCATTCCTTTTCTTATTTCATGGTTATTGATCAGGTTGAAAAAATTGAGCTGGGTGCACTTATATAGAAAAGATTTTTTTCAGGTTCCTTTAGCCAATAGCGCGCTGATTGTGTGCTATCTCTATCCAGGAGCTATGTATAAGTTGAAAGAAAAGTTTGAATGTGAATTAAAGCCCGGTACGCTGGTTTTAACTCATACCTTTGCCATTCACGGATGGACTCCTATTCACAGATCCTATGCTGACGATCTTTACCATACACCCATTTTTATTTATCGCATGGGCTGA
- a CDS encoding inositol monophosphatase family protein: protein MPLSFDLSSLTFVAMQAALKAGEIIRKGFGTSYQTTAKPGRQNFVTEYDKQSEACIIAAIQKQFPSHAFLGEESGLSQSIDEENILWIIDPLDGTTNFTHHLPLFAVSIAAYYRNESLCGVIYQPLTNELFVSEKDKGSYLNGEKLKVSSTQLIEDALIGAGFPYDVHDHPTLGIEQLAHLTRLGATLRNLGSASLALAYVAAGKLDGFWMNHLHPWDWAAGKLLIQEAGGLLTFYKEPHQPFTTSSSILATNQALHQQLLIHLTS from the coding sequence ATGCCCCTTTCTTTTGACCTGTCTTCCCTGACCTTTGTTGCTATGCAAGCGGCGCTCAAAGCCGGCGAAATTATTAGAAAAGGGTTTGGTACCTCTTATCAAACTACGGCTAAACCCGGCAGGCAAAATTTCGTCACAGAATACGACAAACAGTCGGAAGCTTGTATCATTGCAGCTATTCAAAAACAATTTCCTTCTCATGCCTTTCTGGGAGAAGAAAGCGGTCTATCGCAATCCATCGACGAAGAAAATATTCTATGGATCATTGACCCATTAGATGGAACGACTAATTTTACCCACCATTTGCCTTTGTTTGCCGTAAGCATCGCCGCCTATTACCGAAATGAAAGTCTATGTGGAGTCATTTATCAGCCCCTTACAAATGAATTATTTGTCTCAGAAAAAGATAAAGGCTCTTATCTAAACGGGGAAAAGCTTAAGGTCAGTTCCACTCAACTCATAGAAGACGCCTTGATTGGAGCCGGATTTCCCTATGATGTACATGACCATCCCACACTTGGAATTGAACAATTAGCCCATTTAACAAGGCTTGGAGCAACTTTACGCAATTTAGGCTCGGCTTCATTAGCTTTAGCTTACGTGGCAGCAGGTAAGCTTGATGGATTTTGGATGAATCACCTACACCCATGGGACTGGGCAGCTGGTAAACTGCTCATTCAAGAAGCTGGGGGCTTACTGACTTTTTATAAAGAGCCTCACCAACCCTTCACCACTTCCTCAAGCATTTTAGCAACGAATCAAGCCCTGCACCAGCAACTCCTCATACACCTCACCAGCTAA
- a CDS encoding tRNA dihydrouridine synthase: MSTLLPKQPSGCPYLFLAPMEGVGDRSFRRAMASIGGFDEACTEFMRVPTNAHVPSLAKRYEADETHPIPQAAQLMGSDPDLMAEMARAVAERGAPRIDLNCGCPSNTVTGRGAGSSLLKEPEHLYKIAKALVDAVDIPVTAKLRSGFADTALFKDNLLAAQASGIKFLTLHPRTKVDGYGPPAKWDLIAEAKQLLSIPVVGNGDILTVQDALNMLQQTGCDALMIGRGSVINPFIFHEIKASFSGEPYHRTWQDFERYIQIFTQDMINMPTKGQINKLKQLMSFLFKGSSWLRSKKQDVLTTRFTEVQDFLTFALSLYREGWEQPNWLETLDCRDESNYCSTNEC; the protein is encoded by the coding sequence ATGAGTACTTTGCTTCCCAAACAACCCTCTGGTTGCCCTTATTTATTTCTTGCTCCTATGGAGGGAGTGGGAGACCGCAGTTTTAGACGAGCGATGGCGTCGATTGGTGGCTTTGATGAGGCTTGTACTGAATTTATGCGTGTTCCAACTAATGCTCATGTTCCGAGTTTAGCGAAACGTTATGAGGCGGATGAGACTCATCCCATTCCTCAGGCAGCCCAGCTGATGGGATCCGATCCCGATTTAATGGCAGAGATGGCGAGAGCCGTTGCAGAGAGAGGAGCCCCTCGTATCGACCTTAACTGCGGATGCCCGTCTAATACTGTCACGGGAAGAGGAGCTGGATCGAGTTTGTTGAAGGAGCCAGAGCATTTGTATAAAATAGCCAAGGCTTTGGTTGATGCTGTGGATATTCCAGTGACGGCTAAATTGCGATCCGGTTTTGCCGATACGGCTTTATTTAAAGACAATTTACTAGCAGCCCAAGCAAGTGGAATTAAATTTCTCACCCTTCATCCCCGCACCAAAGTCGATGGCTATGGGCCGCCTGCAAAATGGGACCTGATCGCTGAAGCTAAACAACTTCTATCTATTCCCGTTGTTGGAAATGGCGATATCCTGACTGTCCAAGATGCTTTAAACATGCTGCAGCAAACAGGCTGTGATGCGTTGATGATTGGACGAGGAAGCGTCATCAATCCCTTCATTTTTCACGAAATTAAAGCCTCCTTTTCGGGAGAGCCCTATCACAGAACGTGGCAGGATTTTGAACGCTATATCCAAATTTTTACGCAGGACATGATTAATATGCCAACAAAGGGGCAAATTAATAAGCTTAAACAGCTGATGAGTTTCTTGTTTAAAGGCAGCTCCTGGCTTCGCAGTAAAAAGCAGGATGTTTTAACCACGCGGTTTACAGAAGTCCAAGACTTTCTAACCTTTGCCCTCTCTCTTTATCGAGAAGGATGGGAGCAACCTAACTGGCTTGAGACACTCGATTGTCGCGATGAGTCAAATTATTGTTCAACGAATGAATGTTAA
- a CDS encoding SDR family NAD(P)-dependent oxidoreductase, which translates to MTSLFSQSTVMITGASSGFGAETARLFAKEGARLILLARRKERLEQLQQELKERYQTQSHLIATDITDYQRVEEEIIKLQGSFEMPTILINNAGMVKGLDKLWEIQPDAWNEMLDTNIKGVLTATRLILPSMLKANDGHVINVGSISGHSTYPGGGVYCATKFALRALTDTLRMELVSTPIRVSLISPGMAKTEFSLIRFEGDEKKANQVYEGVEALTATDIAETIIFAASRPSHVNIADIILYPKCQASTSLIHRRQ; encoded by the coding sequence ATGACATCTCTGTTCAGCCAATCAACAGTCATGATTACAGGCGCCAGCTCTGGATTTGGAGCCGAAACGGCCCGCCTGTTTGCCAAAGAGGGCGCCCGCCTCATCTTATTAGCCAGACGCAAAGAGAGGCTCGAACAACTGCAGCAAGAGTTAAAAGAACGCTATCAAACTCAAAGCCATCTCATTGCGACAGATATAACTGATTATCAAAGAGTTGAGGAAGAGATAATCAAGCTCCAAGGCTCTTTTGAAATGCCAACCATTTTGATTAACAATGCAGGCATGGTTAAAGGATTGGACAAGCTATGGGAGATTCAGCCGGATGCCTGGAATGAAATGCTCGATACGAATATTAAAGGAGTATTGACAGCAACGAGACTGATTTTACCATCGATGCTAAAAGCAAATGACGGGCATGTGATCAATGTTGGAAGCATCTCTGGCCATTCGACTTATCCGGGAGGAGGTGTGTATTGTGCGACCAAATTTGCACTACGGGCGTTAACAGATACTCTGCGCATGGAACTCGTCTCTACACCGATTCGTGTTTCCCTGATTTCCCCTGGAATGGCTAAAACCGAGTTTAGCTTGATTCGTTTTGAGGGCGACGAAAAGAAAGCCAATCAGGTTTACGAGGGTGTAGAAGCCTTGACAGCAACCGACATCGCCGAAACCATTATCTTTGCCGCTTCTCGTCCTTCCCATGTCAACATCGCCGATATTATTTTGTATCCAAAGTGCCAAGCATCGACAAGCCTTATTCACAGACGTCAATAA
- a CDS encoding heavy metal translocating P-type ATPase translates to MMVKKQLDPVCGMMVDAETSPHTFDYNGQSFAFCSAHCVEKFKGNSARYLTSSVNQSQKVEAGQAYFCPMDPEISSNKPGDCPICGMALEPMIPVLSSQSTYTCPMHPEIQQDHPGNCPICGMVLEPKDVEVRADDSEYQNFLSRFWIGLLLALPVFILGMGEMFPAFRNIIPSPTSHLLQVILSTPVVLWCGWPLFQRGWQSLVNRHLNMFSLISIGIGTAYFYSLVAYFFPGLFPDTFKHQGTIPLYFETAAIITVLVLLGQVLELKARSKTSQAIKALLGRAAKSARLIRNGEEVEVGIDRVKVGDILRVKPGDKVPVDGKVVEGKSTIDESMMTGEPIPVEKSTGDVVTGGAINQTGSFLMRAEKVGNATLLARIVQMVAAAQRSRAPIQGLADKVSSYFVPAVVLIAILTFIIWALIGPEPSFVYGLVNAVAVLIIACPCALGLATPMSIMVGMGKGAENGVLIRNAGALEKLEKVKTVVVDKTGTLTDGKPKVSQVVSLNEKENDLLRLVAAVEQSSEHPLAQALIQEAKDRHLTLPKVQEFNSVTGGGVIGRVEGREVVVGKLSFLQAQKVTRMASLQERGEPLQKAAQTVLFVAINGQAAGLIAVSDPIKHSASDAIKELHRLGKKIVMLSGDNEYTAKAVAKQLGIDEVHAGVAPQDKQEFIRQAKDEEGLVAMAGDGVNDAPALAMADVGIAMGTGTDVAMESAEVTLVKGDLMGIVRAIHLSHAMMRNIRQNLFFAFIYNVLGVPIAAGLLYPLTGLLLDPMIAALAMSLSSFSVIVNALRLRKLKL, encoded by the coding sequence ATGATGGTAAAAAAACAGCTCGATCCTGTTTGTGGAATGATGGTAGATGCCGAAACATCCCCTCACACATTTGATTACAATGGACAATCATTTGCTTTTTGCAGCGCACATTGTGTGGAGAAATTTAAAGGCAATTCCGCTCGCTATCTCACATCCTCAGTGAATCAGAGCCAAAAGGTTGAAGCTGGGCAGGCCTATTTTTGTCCGATGGATCCAGAGATAAGCTCAAATAAGCCTGGCGATTGCCCCATTTGTGGGATGGCATTGGAGCCTATGATCCCAGTCCTATCAAGTCAAAGCACGTACACATGTCCCATGCATCCAGAAATTCAGCAGGATCATCCTGGCAATTGTCCCATTTGTGGAATGGTGCTGGAGCCAAAAGATGTTGAGGTAAGAGCAGATGATTCCGAATATCAAAACTTTCTAAGCCGTTTTTGGATCGGTCTTTTGCTGGCTTTACCCGTCTTCATTTTAGGAATGGGCGAAATGTTTCCAGCTTTTAGGAATATAATCCCTTCTCCAACGTCTCATCTCTTACAAGTGATTTTGAGTACTCCTGTCGTTCTCTGGTGTGGTTGGCCCTTATTTCAAAGAGGATGGCAGTCGCTTGTGAACCGGCACCTCAATATGTTTAGTTTAATTTCAATTGGCATCGGAACAGCCTACTTCTACAGTCTGGTTGCCTATTTTTTCCCGGGCCTGTTTCCAGACACATTTAAGCATCAAGGGACTATTCCACTCTATTTTGAAACAGCGGCAATTATTACGGTTTTAGTGCTGCTAGGCCAAGTTCTTGAGTTAAAAGCGCGCAGCAAGACAAGCCAGGCTATTAAAGCCCTTCTTGGACGTGCAGCAAAGTCTGCAAGGCTCATACGCAATGGAGAAGAAGTGGAGGTTGGGATCGACCGGGTAAAAGTTGGCGATATTCTGCGTGTGAAGCCTGGAGATAAGGTTCCAGTGGATGGTAAAGTTGTCGAGGGAAAAAGTACTATTGATGAATCCATGATGACAGGAGAGCCCATACCCGTTGAAAAGAGCACCGGTGATGTGGTAACTGGAGGGGCCATTAATCAAACAGGAAGCTTTTTAATGCGGGCTGAAAAGGTTGGGAATGCAACGCTATTGGCGCGCATTGTACAAATGGTTGCCGCTGCTCAGCGCAGTCGAGCCCCTATTCAAGGCTTGGCTGATAAAGTCTCTAGCTATTTTGTACCAGCAGTTGTCCTGATCGCTATTTTAACCTTTATCATATGGGCTTTAATTGGCCCAGAACCCTCTTTTGTATATGGTTTGGTCAATGCTGTTGCCGTCTTAATTATAGCTTGCCCTTGCGCTCTTGGCCTCGCCACACCCATGTCGATTATGGTTGGAATGGGGAAGGGTGCAGAGAATGGAGTGCTTATCAGAAATGCCGGGGCTCTAGAAAAGCTTGAGAAAGTAAAAACAGTTGTTGTTGATAAAACCGGTACATTGACTGATGGTAAACCAAAGGTTTCACAAGTTGTAAGCTTAAATGAAAAAGAAAATGACCTTCTCCGCCTAGTTGCAGCCGTAGAGCAAAGCAGCGAACATCCACTTGCACAAGCGCTTATCCAAGAAGCCAAGGATCGGCATTTAACTCTTCCTAAAGTTCAAGAATTTAATTCAGTGACCGGTGGTGGAGTCATCGGAAGGGTCGAGGGACGAGAAGTAGTGGTTGGCAAGCTTTCTTTTTTGCAGGCACAAAAAGTTACAAGAATGGCTTCTCTGCAAGAAAGGGGAGAGCCTCTTCAAAAAGCTGCTCAAACGGTTCTTTTTGTGGCTATCAATGGACAAGCTGCTGGACTAATTGCTGTCAGTGATCCTATTAAGCATTCCGCTTCTGATGCCATTAAAGAGCTTCATCGGTTAGGAAAAAAAATTGTCATGCTGTCTGGTGATAACGAATACACAGCTAAGGCCGTTGCTAAACAATTGGGGATAGATGAGGTTCATGCTGGAGTTGCTCCTCAGGATAAGCAAGAATTTATTCGACAAGCTAAAGACGAAGAGGGATTGGTGGCTATGGCTGGTGACGGTGTTAATGATGCCCCTGCTTTAGCTATGGCCGATGTGGGCATTGCAATGGGGACCGGAACTGATGTTGCCATGGAGAGTGCTGAGGTGACGCTGGTCAAGGGGGATTTAATGGGCATTGTGCGTGCGATTCATTTAAGCCATGCAATGATGAGGAATATCCGCCAGAATCTTTTCTTTGCCTTCATTTACAACGTATTGGGGGTTCCCATCGCAGCAGGGCTGCTTTATCCTTTGACGGGTCTGCTGCTCGATCCGATGATTGCTGCTTTAGCCATGAGCTTGAGCTCTTTTTCGGTCATTGTTAATGCTTTAAGATTGCGTAAATTGAAGCTTTGA
- a CDS encoding metal-sensitive transcriptional regulator yields MDKQCCVSEHPSHKKELPHLNRISGQVEGIKKMIEEGRYCPEILTQLRAIRAAIKSVELRILDTHLSFCVTQACLSHDEQEQKKKIEEIRELIKRFD; encoded by the coding sequence ATGGATAAGCAATGCTGTGTGTCGGAGCATCCATCGCACAAGAAAGAGCTTCCTCACTTAAATCGCATTAGTGGACAAGTCGAGGGAATCAAAAAAATGATCGAAGAGGGACGATATTGCCCAGAGATCTTAACTCAGCTGCGAGCCATTCGCGCTGCCATCAAAAGCGTGGAATTGCGCATTTTAGATACCCATCTTTCTTTTTGTGTGACTCAAGCTTGCCTTTCCCATGATGAGCAAGAGCAAAAAAAGAAAATCGAAGAAATTCGAGAACTGATTAAAAGATTTGATTAA
- a CDS encoding DUF6492 family protein, with product MNRRLLLILFILCFHTFIHAEKNQHTKKMYRLANDPIDIVIVSHPKDKETLDHCINGIRENGHNVRRVIVVSETKLTENAEWFDEAKFPFNKNDIAFVIGRGDKKKSEKFFKKSNRGAGWYLQQLLKLYSPFVIPGISSNVLVIDADTIFMNPVKFLNESNGGLFCISYAPGKEPYFKHAERLVPGYERIYPEFYSVCHHMLFQKPILKELFKTVEKHHKCDFWVAFCSSVDTKGKKGASEYEIYYNYALRHTDQVQIRELIWANSAHLSDWPYYKRDGYHFVSFHTYMKGKWPSIYANQ from the coding sequence ATGAACAGACGCTTACTGCTAATCTTATTTATCTTGTGTTTTCATACTTTCATACATGCAGAAAAAAATCAGCATACCAAAAAAATGTATCGATTGGCTAATGATCCTATTGATATCGTCATCGTTTCTCATCCTAAAGACAAAGAAACATTAGACCATTGTATCAATGGCATCCGCGAAAATGGGCACAATGTCAGGCGAGTCATCGTCGTATCAGAGACAAAGTTAACTGAAAATGCTGAATGGTTTGATGAAGCAAAATTCCCCTTCAACAAAAACGACATTGCTTTCGTCATTGGACGAGGCGACAAGAAAAAAAGCGAAAAGTTTTTCAAAAAATCGAACCGTGGCGCTGGATGGTACTTGCAGCAACTATTGAAGCTCTATTCCCCATTCGTTATACCAGGCATTTCTTCAAACGTGCTCGTCATCGATGCCGACACCATTTTTATGAATCCTGTCAAATTTCTTAATGAATCGAATGGCGGCCTTTTTTGCATCAGCTATGCTCCTGGTAAAGAGCCCTATTTTAAACACGCCGAACGTTTAGTGCCAGGCTATGAGCGCATTTATCCAGAGTTCTATAGCGTGTGCCATCATATGCTCTTTCAAAAACCTATTTTGAAAGAATTATTCAAGACTGTTGAAAAGCACCACAAATGTGACTTTTGGGTCGCCTTTTGCTCGTCTGTTGATACAAAGGGAAAAAAAGGAGCTTCGGAATACGAGATTTACTACAACTACGCTCTAAGACACACAGACCAAGTCCAAATACGGGAATTGATCTGGGCTAATAGTGCTCATTTAAGTGATTGGCCCTATTACAAGAGAGATGGCTACCACTTTGTCTCTTTCCATACATATATGAAAGGAAAGTGGCCCAGCATTTATGCCAATCAATAA